ttaaacaatgaccctttgtcttggattttaaacaatggttaaacataacCGCTAAGAGCGGGAAATCGCCAAATATGACCGCTAACGCGCGAAATCGCTAAATATGGCCGCTAACGCGGGAAACCGTCAAAGATGGCCGCGAGAGTCCCCTGGTCGTTAACGCGGGAAATCGCCAAAGATGGCCGCTAACGCGGGAAACCGCCAAAGATGGCCGCGAGAGTCCCCTTTTTACCCTActgacaattttctttcaatagaatcatctggtgtctagtcccttaaagAACGCCACTGAGTGGCTTCTGATTACATTCAATGACGGATGACTTTAATCAATTCAATGCAAATTTgtcaattaaacacaaatacagACACAGACGCTAATTGACTGGACGTGAGCTTCAGACTTTAAAACAACCTcaagaatgaaatatttgaacaaaactttATTTACTATAATATGTACTGTGTAATGTATAAGcttgtaattgaaaaaaaagtgttAATGTATTAACCTGGTGCGTTTCTTCTGATGTCCTTGATTCGTGGAAAGAGCGCATAGCATATGTCACAAAGGTGAGGCAGGACAGCTCTAACACGTCCCGAAATAGAGCGGGAACAGCCTGCACTGAAAGCGCCCAAACATGAATCGTGAGATTGAAAAAACATCGTTATTCCTGAAGAGGTAAAGTAGTATCAAAAGTTTAATGTGTATAGATAAACGTTTTCTTTTATCGTAGTAAACATCCCGCACACAGTTACGTTGACGGGACCCATCCTATTTGCCATTGGAAGCATTTATGCCTCTAGTCTCTCAAGTTCAAACACTTCCGTATGCACTTAATGGGGCTGTTGGGTAAACACTCAGCCAGAATTGCAAAATACGGGTATTGAAGTTAATAAACAATAAGAAAAAGCGTACACATGTGCTGcgcaaaataaagttattaaaggTTAGAATTAAGAACGATGTGGAGTAATTTCAAAGAGTAGCACACCTCTTCGTTCAATGATGCAATGTTTATAGAAACCAGATGAGGCTTACAAGTACACTGCGTGTGACGTTGCAAAATCTGCATTGGTTGGATTTTGAAAGACGACAGGCTGAAATGTGATTTGGGAGCGGCGATAACGTTATATATACTACCTTATGAGATAGAGGTGAATATTTAGTTCGGTGTGTTTATCGATAGATATGGGGATTCAATTTAACACGTGTGCAATTGAAAAGAGTGACTTGTACTCTCACAAGGATTTTTTAGTGGCCAGTGTCCGCAAGAGACATTTACATGCGGAGGATCGTATAGGACTGTCTACCCCTTTGGAAGAAGACAGTTGCAGACAGTCAGAAGAAACAGCCAGGGAAGATTTACGTGCTGATTATGTGCTTAAGGAAGATGTGAAATCCGTCTGCACAAAAACATGGTTGGTAGAGTAGTATCTGTGTGTAAAATGTAGTCCTACTAAgagaacaaaagaaaaataactaCGAACCCATCGCATCTAACATAACAGAATATAAAATTCCCAAACAATGGTAATGGAATTGCATTCATGTTGTTAATATTTGAAGGTTTGGTTCTATTGTAGACACAATAATGAGCGTTAAGCgggatttttttaacctttGGGCATTAATTATGTTCCGTTTAACGTAGAGTCGCCAAAATAAAAACCGCCCCCGAAACGGCTGTTTTATGGACTAGATTCTATTGATGGCtgtatttcatatatatgaCAAATGCTTTCAAACTTTCAAGCCGTTTTAATCTGCCaaattgcttttgaataaaTCAGACAAAGCTAATAATTTCTGTATTTTTCTGAAAGCCGTCGAGTGAAATTTACATATCAATCAATTTCTTAATATTCCAGCGCCGAGATAGTCAAGCACTTCTCAGCGGTGATAATTGCTTTGACAGCAATTTGCCTCGTATTCAGCGACAGACTGACATTCAACCCGCAGGTGGTGACATTCCTGCACCTCCTCACGTTCTCCGCGCACTTTGGCGCGCAATGCTGGGTCACATTCATAGCTGGTATGTCTTAATACAGGAGCATTCTTAAACCTACATTACTGCACCCAGGAAGCATATATAAATTAAGGTTTTATCAGCCCAACAGCATCAAATCTGTGCCTCATCTTAATGCCCAAGCATACTTACTAATAGAAGGTCATTCAAGTCATTTATCAGCAGTATTTGTTGAATCTTGTCAAAAATTGTGTCGTGCTATTATGGTTGTAAATGTTTCCGCAGTATAttacatatgttttgtataatatACGTGTTGATATTTCAGGGATTACCATGTTTTTCAATTTACCGAGGATTATGTTTGGACGGGTGCAATGTAGACTTTTTCCATTGTACTTCGGATCCACTTTGCTACTTTCCTGTGTAACATTACTGACCTTTACTATACGTCAGTCTACGTCTAGAAACCAAGACAACATAACGGTAACTACATATAATTCCGTTTGAATATGTACGACAAAATGATTAAAGAAAGTTACGTCTACGGACAATAGCTAAGgttattaattcatattttatctcgaagatattaaatcattaaatatgtaattatttaacaaaatataggTTTGCAAACACATCTACACATGAACTCAAATTGATGCATaaacttcaaaaaatattttccaaattcaCACCAGTCAGCGTTATCTCTAAATATTTGGCCAGGTAATGACGATCTACCTTCTTTTCTCAGTTTTACCTGTTGGGTGCCTGCGTCGCTTTTACCTTCATCAACAGCTTTTACCTAGCATCCAACATCGTCAGTTCGATGATTAATGTGTTCGAACTCGAGAAAGGTTCACATGTGGCTTTTGCGGTCGGTTTTTGTGACCGAACAGAACTGAAGAAGCAGCCGGGGTACATCATGCACTACAAGCGATTCCGAGTGTTTCACGGTATATCAGGTGTGGCAAATATATTGACGTTGATTTGTAatctaatgtacatgtaccatcTTGCATGTGTATGTGAGTTGTaagatgaaatgcatttttgtgtcagtaaataaatgttatcaacaATTGTAATGAGTTGATTTGGGGTTTCACATCTTAAGTCGGTTACATAGAGTCGCTTGTTTTCTGAGAACCGGTGCCTAAAATGTTTTTTCCGTATCTTCTGCATTTGGGATGCGTCGTGCATAAGTTGCCCGTAAAGCACGAGGTTAAAGTGTTTTAATTAGAATTTGCTATGCAACAACATTGTTTGCAGATCCAGCGAAACTTCACTGACATAACCATGTGTGTCGCCTGGTTAAGGACTggtaaaatgagatttgacaaaattcaaaagtacactatactgtaatatgtttcatttgttaaaatgaataattatgaacTTTACAGCGAAGgacatattgtttaatacaacCATTTTGCGAACGTTTGATGTTGAAATACCAGAATTTGACGATAGGGGACAATTACAAGACACAGGCCGAAAGTTAATATCTTTCTTGTATATGCaccttttgaaataattttttatatgcGAACCcactaaaatgcatttttatatcatgtttaatatgCGTTATATAATTTTGAGTCACAATATCAAGGCCTTATAAATTCATGTTTcaaataagagaaaaaaaatcacggCTTACTGGGCAACTCTAAGTTATATTGAATTGCTATTTCCACCATTAATTTAAAGTTGAttggtccgtatatcactgtatttaacattcggagctcctcggccgtTTTTtcacgtttttgaaaaaatggccgaggagttccgaatgtgtattttaataaaaatccaaaCAGCGGTCCATGTCATAGTTTTGGCCGGtccgctgacgtcattaaactgttGAGTGCTGCTTGTGGTTTTCATGAAGGCGAAACATTTTCGcaagaaaacattatttgtttctatGTCATCATctcatgcatattatatgccaaAGATGTAAATACAACTTGAAACTTGAGACTAGCTTTGATCAATGAAACACATCAAAACGCTTTCAAACtattgtaacggtccgctgtaggcggcggatgtgcgttcatagtctccacttctatgctcttgctagaaagctcagctatcctgtgaggcatagtaagttggaacttcaacaatctttcAGAGAAAGCTCTACTTTCCTGTTGGTtgaagtgtaacggtccgctgtaggcggcggaggtCTACAGCGgcggaggtgcgttcataataatattccgtataaaacggaagtacgttcataccggatgtaaacttggttggtaatatgcaaattagcaaagcccgggctatgtgagaatagagaagttagtgtatataaagacgagaaaataataaaaagcacTAACAAAATGACTACCATGAAAATGGCCTTCCCTCGTAAGATGATAATTTGTATCTTGCTTTtcgtgtaagaaaggttcatccctACCCGAGCCTAGTGTGTTATacggaaacaaggtttaccaaGTTTTCACATGTCAAATAATACCATATGACAATATTTCTATTGTGCTACAGATGACGGTCTTCAACGAGGGAGGCAATTTTGTGATGTCAATAGAAGAGAAGTTCATTACgggtattttttatcttaaatctgAGGGGAGTGGGGGAGAATTGATAGCTTTGACGCCATAGAGTAATATATCACCAACCAGACATCATAAGTGGAATAACAAGCCTCGAGTTgtgaaaaaaaagtttcatagtttattcaaatgcataaaggccaGGCCATAGCCTCATgaacatacatatgtacatcGATGGaattcattatatataaaattaaatgcacTTCTATCAATCGATCGTAGGCCATATGCACGTACACTTATTTACTTACTTATACTAACAAGGTTCTTTCGAAACAGAAATTGAACATAGACAGTACACATAGAATATCATATAACCATAATGAGGTGACAGCggttacaaatataatttaaatgagtatttaacatcattattaaaataacaggGACTCTCAATTTAAAAGCCTTGTGGATTAACATTGTTAATTTACTTTGAATAgtcttatttgtatttgtaaaagttcaaaaattttggttatatttagtctatttaataagtatttatgtttgtattgtcttcttaaataactaaataaagtacattcaaacaagaaatgaaattcatctacTATTTTATGGCGAACTTTACTTTTCCTTTCATATTCAGATAGGAGTAGGTTTGTGCCATCTACCGGCCCCAATTTCTTACCTGTGTGACGAAAGTCTAGGTCTCGTCAATGCTTTCCCAAATTTAActatatagtaatattaacaGCACACACAAATGGCTGCAACTTACAGTGTGCGAACAATACAAACGTTTTTGTTCTAGATGAATTATTAAATTCAGCAaaccatttttgtacatttttagtCTATGTTACAattcacatataaatatatattaacatcatcaacactttgaaataaacatacatcATAAAACCCTAGTGATTgtaatatatctataataacTTTTGCCCATGACTAATAATTCGGCAATCTTTCTAAATCTGTATACGATTTTCTTTAcagctttaacatatttaatatcacCCCATTGTAAAATcgttaacaaataattaatcacATTTACAATTTCTTTACCGAACTTGGAATAAACTCTTTCTAACTTAATGCTATCTTGTAGACCCAAAACTTCACAGCCCTAGtttaaaacaagatatatttatttatcaaacaaagataaataatgGTATGTTGATATACCAGGAAATTTTACTAGGGCTGAATTAAGCTTGTAAATTGTCTTAATAGCTGTCCTGACCAAGTGTCAAACTATGTGCTAAATGACCTACCAGTGCTAAATACTATTcctagatattttattaaatttattcacaatttcaaaCTCAAGCCCTTGatacaaaactattaaatttcGCCTAATCTTTCagcctttttaaaaaatattacctttgtgttatttgcatttacactaatatttatgtgaaaaacgtTCTATCTATAACAATAATCTTTTAACAACAACAGGTCGTTTccttttagaaaaaataactaCACCTATTTTAAAAACTCAGAtagttttgtcatttgtgtacACATTTACGACGAATAATGTATTCAAATTGTACGAAGGCCGTGCCAAACAACAATGCTTTAtgattatgtttatgtaaacaacaacatgactTTACGtatgtaatatgcaaacatattcatacatttcatgaaagaaatatcatttggaaTAATAGTTCAGTGTTGAATGCATTATCGTCACAGTTGAGAGAGTAGTTCAAACtacttatttaattaaataagcaTGTTATGAGAAGAATTCACGTTATCaacagcaaatataaaattcacgttaacaacagcctttcttgaaatatcgatattcattaaaagaactaaaataaattttacaaacaattcgtttaatgaatgaaatgagtaaaaataacattttaacacatgtatgagttcttaaagctgcactctcacaaattgaacgttttaacaacttttttattttttgtcttggaacgagccaatttttgcgaaaaaccagttataaaagacggctgacaaaaaatagatcgcagatttttatatttaagttaaaaaaaagatgttttatgcatttttcttaaaccgttagtattttcgaacggaaatatgagaatctacgatctgattttttgtcagcaatcttatataattggtttgcagacatttatgcaaaaatttgctcttttaaagacaaaaactaaaaaagatgtaaaaatggtcatctgtgagagtgcagctttaaatattactaattacTAAGAAATGTATACCAAACAAAGactcacggcgcacacagcgttgcatcgttctacaaaatcccGTCGAATTGAAATTTTGGCCGAGGACTCCATCGTTAAATACAAGCAATTCCAAATTATTTCACAGtcttgtagaagcagaaaatagcatagtcttttataggctaagaaatattttcttatcttttctcttaaaaaaattatttagaaattacTGTCACtttattgcttgtttacatcggttttgaaccGTGGTGTCACATGTGAGAACCCTGTTGATGtaacgtgattcctcaccctggaCACAATGACAgagagaataaaaaaaaatctaagtaCTCTTGCAAGTTGTATGAGAAGTAAGACACTGATCTACGTATTATCatcttttattttgtgtaaaatgaTGAGGCATAGTATTTAAATTTGCTTTGTTTACACTCATTGTTCTATCAATATTGCTGTGTTAGTGTTTTAGCTTCGTTTACCATGTTTGATGATGATTTCGTGATTGATCTGTGATGACGAATTCCTGTGTCTGTCTTATTATAACAACTATAGCTAAAACGAgtatgaacatgtttaaaaagaaacaacatcGTTTATTATGTTTAGTAACATATACGtacataacaaatattacatgttatggAACTGAAGTGATAAATATTACTGTAATTTTCTGTGTTCTGTATAATTAGAACATAAAGTAACAGATCCTTGTGTATCTTAAGGGTACGTCAGATCCGTGACGGGATTTGTATAATCGGTTTATTCTATacaacagtttaacaacaaCTTACTATGATTcttgaaatacatgaatataatgCAGTGAAAGCTATTCGCT
This genomic stretch from Mya arenaria isolate MELC-2E11 chromosome 10, ASM2691426v1 harbors:
- the LOC128206813 gene encoding transmembrane protein 205-like, producing the protein MGIQFNTCAIEKSDLYSHKDFLVASVRKRHLHAEDRIGLSTPLEEDSCRQSEETAREDLRADYVLKEDVKSVCTKTCAEIVKHFSAVIIALTAICLVFSDRLTFNPQVVTFLHLLTFSAHFGAQCWVTFIAGITMFFNLPRIMFGRVQCRLFPLYFGSTLLLSCVTLLTFTIRQSTSRNQDNITFYLLGACVAFTFINSFYLASNIVSSMINVFELEKGSHVAFAVGFCDRTELKKQPGYIMHYKRFRVFHGISGVANILTLICNLMYMYHLACVCEL